A genome region from Lactobacillus sp. ESL0791 includes the following:
- the cysS gene encoding cysteine--tRNA ligase has translation MKIYNTLTRTKEEFHPLHQGKISMYVCGPTVYNYIHIGNARSAIAFDTIRRYFEYRGYQVNYVSNFTDVDDRMINEARAEGISVPQLAERFINAYLEDTKALNIEPASLHPRATEEIPAIIAFIEKLLAKGYAYEVDGDVYYRTKKFKNYGQLSEQNIGSLEEGASQHINEVEQERKEDPIDFALWKAQKEPDEIAWSSPWGMGRPGWHIECSVMSTKYLGETIDIHGGGQDLEFPHHENEIAQSEAATGKKFVNYWLHNGFVTVGKEQEKMSKSLHNFVTVHDLLKTVDPQVLRFFMASVQYRKQINYSQENLQQAEIILKRFKNTLQELDYRLADATDSLSAPALRAAVAATKTDFEAAMDDDFNVQNALTTLYNLLPLINENLNLAKVDKDELAKLNNLLKSWLGVFGIDTEKLIAKTAGTEDDQITALVLKRDAARKNKDWALSDQLRDQLKELGVTVKDTPQGTRWTRD, from the coding sequence GTGAAAATTTATAACACGCTGACGAGAACAAAAGAAGAATTTCATCCTTTACATCAGGGCAAGATTTCGATGTATGTCTGTGGGCCGACTGTCTACAATTACATTCATATTGGTAATGCCCGCAGCGCGATTGCCTTTGATACCATTCGCCGCTATTTTGAATATCGGGGTTATCAGGTTAATTATGTGTCTAACTTTACCGATGTTGACGACAGGATGATTAACGAGGCGCGGGCCGAAGGAATCAGTGTTCCGCAACTGGCTGAGCGTTTCATTAATGCCTATCTGGAAGATACAAAGGCGTTAAATATTGAACCCGCAAGTCTGCATCCGCGGGCAACCGAAGAAATACCAGCCATTATTGCTTTTATTGAGAAGCTGCTTGCTAAGGGCTATGCCTATGAAGTTGACGGCGACGTTTATTACCGTACTAAAAAATTTAAAAATTATGGGCAACTAAGCGAGCAAAATATTGGCAGCCTTGAAGAAGGAGCTTCCCAGCACATTAATGAAGTTGAACAAGAACGCAAAGAAGATCCGATTGATTTTGCACTGTGGAAGGCGCAAAAAGAACCTGATGAAATTGCGTGGTCATCACCTTGGGGAATGGGTCGGCCGGGCTGGCATATTGAATGTTCGGTAATGTCGACCAAGTATTTGGGCGAAACGATTGATATTCACGGTGGTGGTCAGGATTTGGAATTTCCCCACCATGAAAATGAGATTGCCCAAAGTGAAGCTGCGACCGGTAAGAAATTTGTTAATTATTGGCTGCATAATGGTTTTGTGACGGTTGGTAAAGAGCAGGAAAAAATGTCCAAGTCACTGCATAATTTTGTAACGGTTCATGACTTGCTTAAAACGGTTGATCCGCAGGTGCTGCGCTTCTTTATGGCAAGCGTGCAGTACCGTAAGCAAATCAATTATTCACAAGAAAATTTGCAGCAGGCGGAAATTATCCTGAAACGCTTTAAAAATACTTTGCAGGAACTTGACTATCGTTTGGCTGATGCTACAGATAGTTTGTCTGCACCGGCTTTGCGTGCAGCCGTTGCGGCAACGAAGACTGACTTTGAAGCAGCGATGGATGATGATTTCAACGTGCAGAATGCACTGACGACACTCTATAATTTATTACCACTGATTAATGAAAATCTCAATTTAGCTAAAGTTGATAAGGATGAGTTAGCGAAGCTGAATAATTTACTTAAGTCGTGGCTGGGTGTTTTTGGCATTGATACAGAAAAATTAATTGCGAAAACAGCAGGTACAGAAGATGACCAGATTACCGCACTTGTACTAAAACGGGACGCTGCGCGTAAAAATAAGGATTGGGCATTGAGTGATCAATTGCGCGATCAGTTAAAAGAACTGGGGGTAACCGTGAAAGATACCCCGCAAGGGACTAGGTGGACACGTGACTAA
- a CDS encoding Mini-ribonuclease 3 produces MTKIKKLVEEEINPDTLSGQTLAYLGDAVYEVYIRRHLLKGGIVRPQVLQREATHYVSAKAQAALITKLQDEGRLTEEEIAIFHRGRNAKSHTKAKNTSLGTYQISTGFEAVWGYLDLLGKDERIKELTLWCIETVENGGIDEYKFD; encoded by the coding sequence GTGACTAAAATAAAAAAATTGGTGGAAGAAGAGATTAATCCGGATACGCTGAGTGGCCAAACGCTGGCATACTTGGGGGATGCGGTTTATGAAGTTTATATCCGGCGGCATTTGCTTAAAGGCGGGATTGTCCGTCCCCAAGTTTTGCAGCGCGAAGCCACCCATTATGTTTCGGCTAAAGCACAGGCAGCACTGATTACCAAGTTGCAGGATGAAGGCCGCTTAACGGAAGAAGAAATTGCAATTTTTCACCGCGGTCGCAATGCTAAAAGTCATACCAAGGCGAAGAATACGAGCTTAGGGACATACCAGATTTCGACCGGCTTTGAAGCGGTCTGGGGCTATCTTGATTTACTCGGTAAAGATGAGCGAATTAAAGAACTGACCTTGTGGTGTATTGAAACGGTAGAAAATGGTGGAATCGATGAATACAAATTCGACTGA
- a CDS encoding C69 family dipeptidase: MKKDNCTAILVGKDATIDGSTIIARDEDGYGGINEKVFVLNPAKTYNEDYVSNYNGFKMHLTGKGCKWTATPTADSSAGRWDEQGINEYNVAMSATETEMTNARCLGHDPLVKAGINEDSMLYLTLPFVKTAREGVARLGALIEKYGTGESNGIAFSDNKEVWYFETGAGHQWVAARIPDDSYAICPNLMVIQNVDFADADNFMFASTLQDFVSKNNLNAANDDSFNFRDIFGTQDEADSYYNTPRTWYGQKLFNPHVVQEPTSQEMPFTRKPEKKIGVEDVQRFLTSHYNETPYDPMGTFASGSPKEQKMFRAIALDRNQESSILQIRNDVPAKFAAVQWLNMGFYAYSPYVPFYTNIDDTPANYQVADQMVDPDRSAYWLYKVLQVVVEPRYHQFIYQVNAYRDECQSYAISRIEEIDREAKADVGTALVKYLTNANIKTAAEITKKTKKLLSSLVRQTLNSSKYQFERGDNL, encoded by the coding sequence ATGAAAAAAGATAATTGTACAGCAATTTTGGTCGGTAAAGACGCAACGATTGATGGTTCCACCATCATTGCCCGTGATGAAGACGGGTATGGCGGCATAAATGAAAAAGTTTTTGTTCTGAATCCTGCTAAAACCTACAATGAAGACTATGTTTCAAATTATAATGGTTTTAAAATGCATCTTACAGGCAAGGGCTGCAAGTGGACCGCGACACCCACTGCTGACAGCAGCGCCGGCCGCTGGGATGAGCAGGGGATCAACGAATATAATGTTGCCATGTCGGCGACCGAAACGGAAATGACGAATGCTCGCTGTTTGGGGCACGATCCACTGGTTAAGGCTGGGATTAACGAGGATTCCATGCTTTATCTGACCCTGCCTTTTGTTAAGACAGCCCGTGAGGGCGTTGCACGTCTTGGAGCATTAATTGAAAAATACGGCACCGGTGAGAGTAACGGCATTGCTTTTTCCGATAACAAAGAAGTCTGGTACTTTGAAACTGGTGCCGGGCACCAATGGGTGGCAGCCCGCATTCCCGACGATTCTTACGCAATTTGTCCGAATCTAATGGTCATTCAAAACGTAGATTTTGCTGATGCGGATAACTTTATGTTTGCTTCCACCCTGCAGGATTTTGTGAGCAAAAATAATTTAAATGCGGCAAACGATGACAGTTTCAACTTTCGGGATATTTTCGGAACGCAAGATGAAGCGGACAGCTACTATAACACACCGCGGACGTGGTACGGACAGAAACTGTTTAATCCGCATGTTGTGCAGGAACCAACCAGCCAGGAAATGCCCTTTACAAGAAAACCGGAAAAGAAAATCGGTGTTGAGGATGTTCAGCGCTTTTTGACCAGCCATTATAATGAAACACCGTATGATCCGATGGGCACTTTTGCATCGGGCAGCCCGAAAGAGCAGAAAATGTTTCGGGCAATTGCTCTGGACCGTAATCAGGAATCCAGTATCTTGCAGATTAGGAACGATGTTCCGGCCAAATTTGCGGCCGTTCAGTGGCTTAATATGGGCTTTTATGCTTATTCGCCTTATGTACCTTTTTATACCAATATCGATGATACACCGGCGAATTACCAGGTTGCCGACCAGATGGTTGACCCTGACCGGAGTGCATATTGGTTGTATAAGGTACTGCAGGTTGTGGTTGAGCCGCGCTACCACCAGTTTATTTATCAGGTCAACGCTTACCGGGATGAGTGTCAAAGCTATGCGATAAGCCGAATTGAGGAAATTGATCGCGAGGCGAAGGCAGACGTGGGGACAGCGCTGGTTAAGTATTTGACCAATGCAAATATTAAGACGGCTGCGGAGATCACGAAGAAAACCAAGAAACTACTCAGCTCGCTTGTCCGGCAGACACTGAATTCATCTAAATATCAGTTTGAACGCGGCGACAACTTGTAG
- a CDS encoding CPBP family intramembrane glutamic endopeptidase: MNLGKQNKSVWSVILIWLGILVAFTVIALLCMIIPSLFASVLYHWSAIGKAECRQIGNNLLIIFTVLRYVIAVWLLCLANKYWFKEKLSFNNWHWSWNVIIVTVAALIFYLYNFSTLQIGFNVTDMSNLCFTFGPAIFEEIWFRGIVLLTLVKVFSQHRHGILQALFLSAIMFGCIHLFFSDMTLSDTVLNACGAAGTGLLFGALYLRTKNLLLPMVLHFAADFGANFLATTALNDLSLVSIVVQILVDIVFALFLLRKTLVRDILS, translated from the coding sequence ATGAATTTAGGAAAACAAAACAAGAGTGTCTGGTCGGTAATTCTTATTTGGCTTGGTATCTTGGTAGCCTTTACGGTAATTGCGCTTCTGTGCATGATTATCCCCAGTTTATTTGCGTCTGTGTTATATCATTGGTCTGCAATTGGTAAAGCCGAATGTAGGCAGATTGGTAATAACCTACTGATTATTTTTACCGTCCTTAGATATGTAATTGCTGTTTGGCTGCTCTGTCTTGCTAATAAATATTGGTTTAAGGAAAAATTGTCTTTTAATAATTGGCACTGGTCATGGAACGTGATTATTGTCACAGTTGCTGCACTGATATTCTATCTTTATAATTTTTCTACACTGCAAATTGGTTTTAATGTAACCGATATGTCTAATCTCTGCTTTACCTTCGGCCCTGCAATTTTCGAAGAAATTTGGTTTCGCGGGATCGTATTATTGACTTTGGTTAAGGTTTTTAGCCAGCATAGGCATGGCATTTTGCAGGCGCTATTTCTCAGTGCCATAATGTTTGGCTGTATTCACCTCTTTTTCTCGGATATGACTTTATCTGATACCGTTTTGAATGCCTGTGGCGCGGCCGGTACTGGCCTGCTTTTTGGTGCACTGTATTTGCGGACCAAGAATTTGCTCTTGCCAATGGTGCTCCATTTTGCGGCAGATTTTGGTGCTAACTTTTTAGCGACGACAGCGCTTAATGATTTGTCGCTGGTGTCAATTGTTGTTCAAATACTTGTCGATATTGTGTTTGCCCTCTTCTTATTAAGAAAAACCTTAGTAAGGGATATTCTTAGTTAG
- a CDS encoding SLAP domain-containing protein, whose product MSFKRKIITGMAAVLLAASPAILPSSNVQVVEAAKKNKLTLLRDAYFYNKNGQRVKISKASGVPDMHRNEQGYWYAASYDKITYTGKTRKLKGHTYYQLDKTTFLRDSDIATVNGKSLQQGKLLLNHQAAVYNKNGQRKNIKSLAKNILVKYAGKVQPKTAKQKYYLVSGDTSNVGTETKTALATKKIKGKEYYSLGRNRYLRADNVGYIDGLKQFYDGPVYVTLAANATTENLDMSDKTRKLKKGQKIKVGLKIYDKEDDDDEVSEYYRLYNYPKEYITAYSCAKPRPDLEPINSADVFLYGVIPTKETPVYTIDGKKDAGKTAFKPGKRINVDSLMYIWVPDEQKAELFYHVLNLDEPADNKAISDTEFVKTSDVKFVTYTKLTPLNTATEAQDDIAVAAPDDKLELTTLINKKIEIPQGSGTLRDNYEVALVLAQSANDSKTATLAQVKLASWQLKNCEARLAEFASVTSKK is encoded by the coding sequence ATGAGTTTTAAACGAAAAATTATTACTGGGATGGCAGCCGTGCTGCTTGCTGCCAGTCCGGCAATTTTGCCAAGCAGTAACGTGCAGGTCGTAGAAGCAGCCAAAAAGAATAAGCTGACATTGCTGCGGGATGCATATTTTTATAATAAAAATGGGCAACGTGTCAAGATCAGCAAAGCTTCTGGTGTCCCCGATATGCATCGAAATGAGCAGGGTTACTGGTATGCCGCAAGTTACGACAAGATAACCTATACTGGTAAAACCAGAAAACTTAAGGGCCATACTTATTACCAGCTGGACAAAACGACCTTCTTGAGAGATTCGGATATTGCAACCGTTAATGGCAAGAGCCTGCAACAAGGGAAGCTGCTTCTTAATCATCAGGCAGCTGTTTATAATAAGAATGGTCAGCGTAAAAACATTAAAAGCCTGGCTAAGAATATCTTAGTTAAGTATGCTGGTAAAGTGCAGCCGAAGACTGCTAAACAAAAATATTACCTTGTTAGTGGTGATACCTCTAATGTGGGGACAGAAACTAAAACAGCATTGGCAACCAAAAAAATCAAGGGCAAAGAATATTATTCATTGGGTCGCAATCGCTATCTGAGAGCTGATAATGTCGGCTATATTGATGGACTTAAACAATTTTATGACGGTCCGGTCTATGTCACGCTGGCTGCTAATGCCACTACAGAAAATTTGGATATGTCCGACAAAACTAGAAAGTTAAAAAAGGGACAGAAAATTAAGGTTGGCCTGAAGATTTATGATAAAGAGGACGATGATGATGAAGTTTCAGAATATTATCGGCTATATAATTACCCTAAAGAATACATTACCGCATATTCTTGTGCTAAACCGCGACCTGATTTAGAGCCAATTAATTCAGCGGATGTGTTCCTCTATGGTGTCATTCCAACTAAAGAAACACCAGTCTACACGATTGATGGCAAAAAAGATGCAGGCAAAACCGCTTTTAAACCGGGAAAGAGAATAAATGTTGATAGCTTGATGTATATTTGGGTGCCGGATGAGCAAAAAGCTGAGCTTTTCTATCATGTACTAAATTTGGATGAGCCAGCCGATAATAAGGCAATTTCTGATACTGAATTTGTTAAGACAAGTGATGTTAAATTTGTTACTTATACCAAATTAACGCCACTCAACACGGCGACAGAAGCCCAGGACGATATTGCCGTGGCTGCGCCTGATGATAAGCTGGAATTAACAACTTTGATTAACAAGAAAATAGAGATTCCTCAAGGTTCCGGCACTTTGCGAGATAATTATGAAGTGGCGCTTGTGCTGGCTCAATCTGCTAATGATTCTAAAACAGCTACTTTGGCGCAAGTTAAGTTAGCCAGCTGGCAGTTAAAGAATTGCGAAGCTAGGTTAGCGGAGTTTGCTTCTGTGACAAGCAAAAAATAA
- a CDS encoding DNA/RNA non-specific endonuclease, producing MARRRRKKKNSNSLLTLVIIIIALLWGVGTKGGSDPNGSKTVKDFTDGTTKVSPRKELRQAKPANKIYGGLSHADYEKLAKLDFKSGGAAYITVNNDKSTLIKHAWKVNRVIYSDLDSLNRTSHSNTAFIEKRNVANDSLRVRQFIEPTAWHYNRRDGEQIYNRGHLIAYSVSAGIDQEGNYEPDNRSGDQNNPKNLFTQSAFSNQRIQTVFESKVREALRENKKVLYQATPIFRGNELMARGINLQAVSTDGSLDFNVYLFNVQPGYLFDYQNGHVKIAHNLQVNSRI from the coding sequence ATGGCAAGAAGACGCAGAAAAAAGAAAAATTCTAATAGCTTATTAACGCTGGTTATCATTATTATTGCGCTGCTTTGGGGCGTTGGCACCAAGGGCGGCAGTGATCCGAACGGGAGCAAGACCGTCAAGGATTTCACGGATGGAACGACCAAGGTTTCGCCGCGCAAAGAATTGAGGCAGGCTAAACCAGCCAATAAAATTTATGGCGGCTTGTCCCACGCAGATTATGAAAAGCTGGCCAAGCTTGATTTTAAAAGCGGCGGCGCTGCCTACATAACTGTCAACAATGATAAATCAACCCTAATTAAGCATGCCTGGAAGGTTAACCGGGTAATTTATTCTGATCTGGACAGTCTGAACCGCACCTCACATTCCAATACCGCCTTTATTGAAAAACGAAATGTGGCCAATGATAGTCTGCGGGTGCGGCAATTTATTGAACCGACGGCCTGGCATTACAACCGCCGTGATGGTGAACAAATCTATAATCGGGGGCATTTGATTGCTTATTCCGTGTCCGCGGGCATCGACCAGGAGGGTAATTATGAGCCCGATAATCGTTCGGGTGACCAAAATAATCCTAAAAATCTTTTCACACAGTCGGCTTTTTCCAACCAGCGGATTCAAACAGTTTTTGAAAGTAAAGTCCGGGAAGCACTGCGGGAAAATAAAAAAGTGCTTTACCAGGCAACACCGATTTTTCGCGGTAATGAGCTGATGGCGCGGGGCATTAACTTGCAGGCCGTGTCAACAGACGGCAGCCTGGATTTTAATGTCTATTTATTTAATGTTCAGCCCGGATATTTGTTTGATTATCAGAATGGTCACGTAAAAATTGCTCACAACCTGCAAGTTAATAGTAGAATATAG
- a CDS encoding ABC transporter ATP-binding protein — MQLKGLIKINYLRASTILLLEIANALAITYGSYIIITAYNQLSGNNLFLFVLIVVASLVMQFGGYLLSALANYLFSKQIQDYIHQIRSQMIKHYYQNKPLAVANMQNELNNNLQILTDSYANQLLNILNSILLVITSIGTLFILNWRLVLLTVVLALVTLYIPRFAQKQTAAATEEIAKKNTAYLANIQNWFNGLAELRRYLAFSVLDTVMQKQGWGLEKTYVRRQKIWSIVEFINGCANSFSQIAITVEAALLFFQGSISFGAIFAVGNFSSSIFAGILTITTSLTRMQSAKPINGRILHLRVCLDNKTCPHAQFSAIKTRNLSIAYSSGQKISYPDLTITKGEKILLTGDSGVGKSTLFKLLLGEIKPATGQIVFQDDVGKTQNRAAFQIGYIPQDGTLFPASIQENITMFDQNLDSQVDDTLKEVELAQNLQQTAKGKTVKINLDNPNISGGQKQKIILARNEIRQKQILLADEPTSAIDKVTSKQILTKLLAGKQTIIVIAHNLDQATKNLFDREIHLCKRDDSNEL, encoded by the coding sequence ATGCAGTTAAAAGGTTTAATCAAGATCAATTATTTAAGAGCTAGTACAATTTTGCTTTTAGAAATTGCCAATGCACTAGCAATTACTTACGGCTCGTATATTATTATTACGGCTTACAATCAACTAAGCGGCAATAATTTATTTTTGTTTGTACTAATTGTTGTTGCTAGTCTGGTCATGCAATTTGGCGGATACCTACTTTCTGCATTGGCAAATTACTTATTTAGCAAGCAAATCCAGGATTACATTCACCAGATTAGGTCGCAAATGATTAAGCATTATTATCAAAATAAGCCGCTAGCTGTTGCCAACATGCAAAATGAGCTGAACAATAATTTGCAAATTTTAACTGATAGCTATGCTAATCAGCTCCTCAATATCTTAAATTCGATTTTATTAGTTATTACTTCTATTGGAACACTGTTCATTTTAAATTGGCGCTTGGTCCTCTTAACAGTCGTTCTGGCACTTGTTACACTCTATATTCCGCGTTTTGCCCAAAAGCAAACTGCGGCAGCCACTGAAGAAATTGCTAAAAAGAATACAGCTTACTTGGCTAATATTCAAAATTGGTTTAATGGACTGGCCGAATTACGGCGGTATTTGGCTTTTTCTGTTTTGGACACAGTAATGCAGAAGCAAGGTTGGGGTTTGGAAAAGACATATGTCAGGCGGCAAAAGATTTGGTCGATTGTTGAATTCATTAATGGCTGTGCTAATTCATTTTCACAAATCGCAATTACAGTTGAAGCAGCACTGCTTTTCTTTCAAGGAAGTATTTCATTTGGAGCGATCTTTGCCGTCGGGAATTTTTCATCCAGTATTTTTGCCGGCATTTTAACGATCACAACTTCGTTAACGAGAATGCAATCAGCTAAACCAATTAATGGGCGAATTTTACATTTACGAGTTTGCTTGGATAATAAAACTTGTCCGCATGCACAGTTTTCTGCAATCAAGACCAGAAATTTAAGTATTGCTTACAGCAGCGGGCAAAAAATTTCTTATCCGGATTTAACAATTACCAAGGGTGAGAAGATATTATTAACTGGTGATAGCGGCGTTGGCAAGTCAACTTTGTTTAAATTGTTACTGGGGGAAATCAAACCAGCAACTGGGCAAATTGTTTTCCAAGATGATGTTGGCAAGACGCAGAACCGTGCTGCCTTTCAAATAGGCTATATTCCTCAAGACGGCACACTTTTTCCGGCTTCCATTCAAGAAAACATTACGATGTTTGACCAAAATTTGGATTCTCAAGTTGATGACACTCTCAAAGAAGTCGAGCTAGCCCAAAATCTTCAGCAAACAGCTAAAGGAAAGACAGTTAAAATCAACCTTGATAATCCCAATATCTCTGGTGGGCAAAAGCAAAAAATCATTCTGGCAAGAAATGAAATTAGACAAAAACAAATTTTATTAGCCGATGAGCCGACTAGTGCAATTGATAAAGTCACAAGTAAGCAGATTCTGACCAAATTGTTGGCAGGTAAACAAACAATAATTGTGATTGCACATAATCTTGACCAAGCGACAAAAAATTTATTTGACCGTGAGATTCATTTATGTAAAAGAGATGACAGCAATGAGCTTTAA
- a CDS encoding putative holin-like toxin encodes MSVTDLLATLFAFGSFLLMLLTYIDNHHKK; translated from the coding sequence ATGAGCGTTACCGATTTGCTTGCAACTCTGTTTGCATTTGGATCGTTTCTGCTGATGTTGTTGACATATATCGACAATCATCACAAAAAATGA
- a CDS encoding ABC transporter ATP-binding protein, with translation MSFKGLYSINKPRMIALLILEFITSGLVIGTSYLTTYIFTFIRAKNWHAFLTFMSYELVAFLLSYLGMNCCQFWIEKQIQEYNHLVRKQLVKHYFYDNQDHPVSQLQNRLTNDLNIIKSSDLSVYTDIPYYLAQVLFAMIGLFSFHWSLLIAVLILALLNFKLPQLLRPMMKRAANKLSQANKSYLDTTEKWLNGLAELQNFMAGKKLSQEMAHASENLESANVKRTKTVQALSILNKATSLFLQFTLLTITAYLITKHMIIFGVIATVQRFSQSLTGGFQMLTNELGQISSVGDLNKAIKKDRTKLSTKKEVVEPATLSVTNLSYQFKNGKQIAFPDFNIKSNDKVLILGPSGSGKSTLFQLLGNKINPDKGQIIFKDKNGSNISPEKIKIGYIPQEPVLFPASISDNITMFDHELEPGVKQIVADVYLKDDLDKFANKLATRINLNNLNVSGGQRQKIVLARTWLHEYKFVLLDEATSAIDQATTEKILQRLCHSNATILFIAHNLSQSSIKLFDQVIRIG, from the coding sequence ATGAGCTTTAAAGGATTATATTCGATTAATAAACCAAGAATGATCGCCCTGTTAATCTTAGAATTTATTACTTCGGGCTTAGTAATTGGTACTAGCTATCTTACAACTTACATTTTCACCTTCATTAGAGCTAAGAATTGGCATGCCTTTTTAACTTTTATGAGTTATGAATTAGTCGCATTTTTGCTTAGTTATCTTGGGATGAACTGTTGTCAGTTTTGGATTGAAAAGCAAATTCAGGAATACAATCATCTCGTGAGAAAGCAGCTGGTTAAGCATTATTTCTATGATAATCAGGATCACCCGGTTAGTCAGTTGCAGAACAGATTAACTAATGACCTGAATATCATTAAGTCTTCGGATTTAAGCGTTTATACCGATATTCCCTATTATTTAGCACAAGTGCTTTTTGCAATGATTGGTTTATTTTCTTTTCACTGGAGCTTATTAATTGCTGTGCTCATTCTAGCGTTGCTTAATTTTAAATTGCCGCAATTGTTAAGGCCAATGATGAAAAGAGCGGCAAATAAACTTTCACAAGCAAATAAAAGCTATTTGGATACGACGGAAAAGTGGTTAAACGGTTTAGCCGAATTGCAAAACTTTATGGCGGGCAAAAAATTGTCTCAGGAAATGGCACATGCTTCTGAAAATTTAGAAAGTGCTAATGTTAAAAGAACTAAGACCGTTCAGGCTCTTAGCATTTTGAACAAAGCTACTTCCTTGTTTTTACAATTTACTCTGCTGACAATTACAGCCTACTTGATTACGAAACACATGATTATTTTTGGTGTGATTGCAACGGTTCAACGCTTTAGCCAATCTTTGACTGGCGGTTTCCAGATGCTGACCAATGAACTTGGACAGATTTCTTCAGTTGGCGATTTGAATAAGGCGATTAAAAAGGATAGAACGAAATTGTCTACCAAGAAAGAAGTCGTTGAACCGGCAACCCTTTCTGTTACCAATCTTTCGTATCAGTTTAAGAATGGCAAGCAGATTGCTTTTCCTGATTTTAATATTAAGAGCAATGACAAGGTTCTTATCTTAGGACCGTCGGGCAGCGGAAAAAGCACTTTGTTTCAGCTGCTAGGCAATAAAATTAATCCTGATAAGGGGCAAATTATTTTTAAAGATAAAAATGGCAGCAATATTTCACCAGAGAAAATTAAAATAGGCTACATTCCACAGGAACCCGTTTTGTTTCCAGCGTCGATTAGCGACAATATAACCATGTTTGATCATGAACTAGAGCCAGGGGTTAAACAAATTGTTGCGGATGTTTATTTAAAAGACGACCTTGATAAATTTGCCAATAAATTAGCAACCAGAATTAATTTAAACAATCTGAATGTTTCCGGCGGCCAGCGGCAAAAAATAGTTCTGGCAAGAACTTGGCTTCATGAGTATAAATTTGTTTTGCTGGATGAAGCGACATCTGCAATTGATCAGGCAACCACGGAAAAGATTTTGCAAAGATTGTGTCATAGCAATGCCACGATTCTGTTTATTGCGCATAATTTGAGCCAATCTTCAATTAAGCTCTTTGATCAGGTAATTAGAATTGGTTAG
- the rlmB gene encoding 23S rRNA (guanosine(2251)-2'-O)-methyltransferase RlmB, translating into MNTNSTDENKDFVFGRHSGLDFLKTQNADKINKVFLQQGAQESFANQVYGLAKKKRLVVQEVPRNKLDRLVQGQNHQGLVLAVSSFKYAALDELLQQFEQDNKEPFLLMLDSIEDPHNLGSILRTCDATGVDAVIIPKRRATGLTSVVAKTSTGAIDYVPVCRVNNLVQTAQMLKKRGYWLFGTDMAGTDYRQWNAKGKTVLVIGNEGKGIAPLLKKQMDQTLTLPMVGHVQSLNASVATGILLYQMLNSRNSVK; encoded by the coding sequence ATGAATACAAATTCGACTGATGAAAATAAAGATTTTGTTTTTGGCCGGCACAGTGGGTTAGATTTTTTAAAAACGCAGAATGCGGATAAAATCAACAAGGTATTTTTACAGCAGGGAGCACAAGAAAGTTTTGCTAATCAGGTTTATGGCTTGGCTAAGAAAAAGCGGCTGGTTGTGCAGGAAGTTCCGCGAAATAAACTTGATCGCTTAGTTCAAGGACAGAATCATCAGGGTTTGGTTTTGGCTGTTTCAAGTTTTAAATATGCTGCTTTAGATGAATTGCTCCAGCAATTTGAACAAGACAATAAAGAGCCTTTTTTATTGATGCTTGATTCGATTGAGGATCCCCATAATTTAGGATCAATTTTGCGGACTTGTGACGCAACGGGTGTAGATGCCGTGATTATTCCTAAGCGCCGTGCAACTGGGTTAACGTCTGTGGTTGCTAAAACTTCCACTGGAGCGATTGACTATGTGCCTGTTTGCCGTGTTAATAATTTAGTGCAGACAGCACAAATGTTGAAAAAGCGTGGCTACTGGCTGTTTGGCACCGATATGGCGGGAACGGACTACCGGCAGTGGAATGCTAAGGGCAAAACTGTTCTGGTAATTGGTAACGAAGGCAAAGGGATTGCTCCTCTGCTGAAAAAGCAAATGGATCAAACACTTACCTTACCGATGGTGGGGCATGTGCAATCGCTAAATGCCAGTGTTGCTACGGGAATTTTGCTTTACCAGATGCTGAATAGCAGAAATTCGGTAAAATAG